The sequence below is a genomic window from Mugil cephalus isolate CIBA_MC_2020 chromosome 14, CIBA_Mcephalus_1.1, whole genome shotgun sequence.
TTCCTGCCCTACCTGGTGGCTCAGGTGGCAATAGATCTCGAGATCGTAGGTGAGGGAATCCTTTTACTTAATCATCATCTACTCTCTGTTTTTTctaaagaaatgtgcaaaaataacagTAAGCCATCactcttttcacatttttcttattttttatctcctcctctaCCCAGAGCCCCCGTCTCTCTCTATCCACCCCTCCACTCTGCCCCTCACTGTCCCGGGTCAGACCTTGAACATCCAGTGTGAAGCGTCCGGCTTCGCCCCCTTAACCCTGGAGCTGAGCTGGGAGTTTAAAGGTGCCGACGGGAAAATTATCCCCTTAGGATCAGGCAGCGTCACGGGCCACCGGCAGGCCTGGGACGGCACCTACGGCCAGACCACCCGGCTGGAGCTGGACACGTCTAAACTGGACCTGGGCAGAAGAGGGGAGGTCACCTGCGTGGCCGTCCATCCCGGGGGGACACGGCGGACCAGTGTGACCCTCAACCTCATCGGTAATGTGGAAGGGAGTTTGTTAAAGTGCTTCTTATTGCACATTGTACCGGATGAAatagagaagagagaagaactAGATACTGTGAGATGTTTTTCtgaatatatgtttatatgttaagAAAGTTCTATGAAAAATGAACACGTGTAGCTGCTggattttcattattttgataCGCAGCGGTAAAAACATGCAACTCCGGTCCTGCaaactttgttttaattagACTTCATGCTTAAACTGAGAAAATCCtgttccaaaataaatattttcatccATGTTAACATAAAGATGGGACTCAGACGATTGGAAAGCAGTTAGAtgttaaattattatcattatcgtTCTTTCTTTTCAGGGTTCAGTAGTCCCTCCATCGAGGACTCCATGGCTATGGTTGGCGTGGCGCTCGTACTCTACGGCCTCATCAAGTTTGTGTCGTGGACCTTCACCAGCTCAGGTAGCAAAGAAATCAGACGCAGTAACTAGTTTTCCAACAATAGTTTcctaatttattaattaaatgctGCCATGTGATGACTTTCTGCAATGAAGCTGGGTACGTTCTTACCctctgaataaaattaaaaaaaaatatgtagtaaaaaacataaacaagcCTGTAAGAttacttttattgtttctgtatctgactttttctgttttatttcattgcttATGGGCTCAGATGAAGCGGATATACAGGAAAAGGTAATGCCGTGTTTCTGACTACTAAGACAGAAAACTCTGAGTGTGTTTATATTCATGTTACATATTTCTAGACgccttttttttatcacctcTGAGCTGATGTCTTCTTGTTCCCGTCACAGAAAGAGAAGTAACGATGAAAATGGTCAGCTGTGTGTTTGCGAGACACTGAACCCTGGGTGAGATTTAAGAAGTGGCTGCCCGCCTGTTCCTGTAGACACTTACTTCCATGTGTGTCCAGGGAAATCCAGACTGCATTCCTGTTTGGACTCAGCTACATTCAAGCTTTCTCTCTGGGAATGGACATGTGGCTCAGTGTGAAGATGTTGTGATATTCCTTGAGTCTTACTTTTTTATGGTGATATACAGCAGCTgttgctgcacacacacactggaaaagTGAAAGAAATTTGTAAATGATAATTTGTTGAAATCAGAGCTTTAATTTGGCGACACTTCCTCTCTGTGCAACCTTACGAACTCAACCCCGAGACATGCTGCTCccaatttgtttgtttattcatgtgTCACATATACATTTATGCCAGGAAAATAAGGAGGAAAATGTGTATATCACTGCAGATAACAAACTTAAATAGCACATCATACAGTTTTGGATGAATGAAACATTAAGCTGCTACAGTGTTTATGGTTTCTGGTAAATTTAACCTGTTGACACTAATGAGAAAGAGGGATTTCCATTTGTCCTTTCAGAGTAAAACCAACTAAATTTTGCAGCAGATTCACATAAATTGAGACATAATAAAATgagatataatatataataatattttacaaaaacatttcctgACATATGGctttatataataaattaatgagaggaattaaatataataataataaaaatcaatatatatataaatatatcacatAAAATAGgtagtaaaacattaaaataaagagcTAATGCATAAACATGCATAATGCATAAAGACAACGACAGGTAGAGGAGCAAATTATGTAGATTAGTGGCTGAGCAAAATATACCAAGGAGGAATTTAGATCTCTCCCCAACTCTATCACATCCCATCCATCAAACACCCTTGAAATACAAGTTCAACTTTGCACAAAAGTGTCCATTGTCAGCTGCAGACTTGCTGTTGTTTGCTGCATCATGTACGCATGAGCAATTAAAcatgatatataaataatgtacaGTCCTGTGGAATACAACTATAAATGtagttgtgtgtttatgtatttatacacAATTACCTACCCTAGAATTCAGTACGAGAATCCGTCTGGGTGAATTGTATTTAACCTTTTATGGGGCATGAACCGTATGTGTTAACTTCAGCactcattttaaattgcatgAACTCAAAACTGATTTATAAGGTGCCATGAAAAAGTGTCCTCCtgatgttgtctaatgtgataaagTGCcggaatcagcacttatgttctaattaTTTAAgggtttacatttaaaatttgtgCCATATTACGGTTAATtgttactttttattatttgtttttgtaattttaattttatgggAAAGTTCCGGAACGTTGTGAAATCATCGACCCTGTTGCTGATTCCGGTCGGAAACCCGGCGTCCAATGAGAAACGAGATTACTGATGAGAGCGGTTCTCTTGACCAATCAGAGGCCTCGGTGCTGCGTGGGCTTTAGCGGGTTCGTTTTCGGTCTCGGTTCCGCAGCGTAGCTAAGTTAGTGAGCCTGAATTTTGGTGGAAAGGAAGTCCGTGGGATATAAATGTACGTCTTCACAGTGTGTTCTGGGATTTTAACGCCGCCTGTTTAGCcgcgtgataaaaaaaaaaaaacaacatgcgGGGTTTTCCTCAGTCACCATTGTCTTACTTAGTAAAGTCACAATGCTAAGTAGCTGCTGGATGCTAATGAAAGCTAactatttttaaacatgttcCGTGGGGGGCCgttgtcttcttttgtttctacGTCAAATTGCTCCTAAGCGAGAAGTCTCTCTACGTGAGTATATCTCAATGTGTGTAAACCTGCCAATTTAGCGTTGATGGAAAAGTCAAGCCTCGATCTtggtttagtttcatttaactGTTGTTTGGTAGATAGCATGATGCTAAAGCTAATTAAATGGCTTCACTCTCTGATACAAAAAGGATTCTCTCGGTTTATGGCTTCTGCTTAAGAATATTTTCCTGAGTTACTGAATttgtaaacagtttttttaacTAATGAGCGATAGACAAAGCTGAAAATGATTATCACAAGTctcaggaagttttttttttattattatccccccaccccccgtaGTGAGATGTTGCTTTGTCATCTAAGTTAAGTCATGTTTTCTTAGTCAACCTCAGGGTGATACTACTTTAAGTTTCGTTTTCACTGAACCACTATAAATGTTATATTGTATGCTGGAACATGATGTTTTCCCCAGTTTGATACTAGTTGCCCTGATCATAATCTCTCCGTTTGTATTTTGAATTCACAGAAACAGCGGTTCCGTTGGATGGCGGTGGCTCCTGCCTGCATGGCAGACAAGATAATTGtacttgatgatgatgaagaggagagtCCTCAGCCCTCCTGCTCTGCCTCTGCCACGTCCTCTAAGCAGCAAGCCAAAAATGTCTCTCCTCTCAAGTCTCAGCTGCCGGTGGCCACTCACATTTCCCAGTCACCTTTTGCCTCATCGAAGACGAACACACATGTTCTACAGGCGGAGAATCAGAAGCTGTTCACTGAGGTAGGCGAGTGTTTTTAAAACTTCCAGTTTCTCCTGTGTAGATggttaaatataagacaaatgTGCATTTCCAGTCCAAAGAATACAAGTATTTGGAAAGTTGCTGTGTTAATTTTGTTGCTTTAATAGCTTTAATATATTGCTGCAAAGGTTTTGTAGgtctggaaagaaaacaaacttttttgaCTTTACATTAAAGCCAAAACTGTGAATACGATCCCATTGGATTCAAGTATTGTTGAATTGTGCGTTCTCATCATATGTCCTGCCTTACCCTCCTTTCTTATCCTTTATCTAACTTTTCTTTGTCTcgtcctttctttttctccccagTTCGTTGAGCACTGCTCACCTCTCACAAAAGACTGCCCCGAGGTCTTGACCTTCCTCCAAGCCAAGCACGCCAAGTGCTGTCCTGACTATCTGTCCTCCGTGGAGTTCAGGAACACGTTGGGACGATGTTTGACCCGCGCTCAGGCCAGCCACTCCAAAACATTTGTCTACATCAACGAACTCTGCACTGTACTCAGGCAGCATGCCGCCAAAAAAAGGCAGGTCCTCACCACCCTTGCGTCTGGATCTTCTACCTCAACATCAAGCAGTGCCCAATCTACCTCTGTTAAGCtcaaaagcaaagacaagacGAGAGGTAAGACAGACAAGGACCAAAAGAGAATGGAGCCGGTGGCCGACAGTGAACAACCTTCCACCTCAGGGATGCAGGAGAACAATAAAGAGGAGGATCCGGAAGCGGAGAAGAAAGCTAAAAGGGCGTCCAGGAAACAGGTTAGTGCTGACAAACTTTGATTGTTATTACTTAttaaaaaagagcaaaacaaattaaatatagaacattaagaggaaaaaaaggcagtCTGTAAATATGAACTGATAAAACGGTGAATGACGATATAGATGGTGTAGATGATGTTTTTGtctcccttctttttttaaatttatttttctagtCAAATatcacatgaaagaaaaattcAGAAGTCATTGTGGGGAAAGTTTCATGTCTGTTCTCTATTTCTCTCAGATCGCCTACCTGGAGAACCTACTGAAGGTGTACAATGACGAGATCTGCCGACTGCAACAGGCTGAGCTGAATCTGGACGAACTGGGAGCTGAGGACTCGTCATACATCCAGGAGCACAAGCTGAAACGCAAGGTTGGTTGTGGAGTTTGATGCTGGTTATAGATGAGGCTTAAATATTAAAGCTCTATAAAGAATGATTGAAGACGGTTGATGGCTACTGATGCCTCGAACATCtcctctctttttgtgttttccagatgATGAAGATTTATGAAAAGCTGTGCGAACTAAAAGACTGCAACACTCTGACGGGCCGAGTCATTGAGCAGAGAATCTCCTATAGTGGCACTCGTTACCCCGAGATCAACAAGAAGGTGAGTTCATGTGGTTTGGAAAGGACCATGTTTGCTGTTGCTCCACCTCCTGTCATTTTCCTGTCAAATCAGAGTATGtaaattttctttcttgttcctGTTATCCGAGGACTGattacacaacacaaaacgGCAGAAGTTTAAAATAGGTCCTCTATatttgtcccccccccctctcctgtCAGATCGAGCGTTTCATCAACACACCTGAGGCACAGAGGGACCCTCCCGACTACCAAGACATCCTCCAGCTGGTGTTGCGCACCAACCAGCGTCACAACCTGTGCTTGACCAGAAAACAGCTGAACCAGATCGCCCAGGAGGCCTTCAGAGAGACGGGGAGCCGCCTGCAGGAGCGACGGCACTTGGACCTGGTGTACAACTTCGGCTCACGCCTCACCGACGGCTACAAGCCTGGTAATTATTTATCCAGGAAGGCTCCTGAATACAGAAAGCTTGATTTGTCTGTAGCTGCtacagtcagtacgtttacatgcatgtgggaaaaaaaacaaaacaattattgccttaatctgactttaactggagaacttaagtgcatgcaaACACGTGAAAAATCCGTGTTCACCTTAGCTaattaagacacacagataaatcAATAGTAAATcgtttttctccggcatgtatacgccttaatcggac
It includes:
- the daxx gene encoding death domain-associated protein 6, encoding MAVAPACMADKIIVLDDDEEESPQPSCSASATSSKQQAKNVSPLKSQLPVATHISQSPFASSKTNTHVLQAENQKLFTEFVEHCSPLTKDCPEVLTFLQAKHAKCCPDYLSSVEFRNTLGRCLTRAQASHSKTFVYINELCTVLRQHAAKKRQVLTTLASGSSTSTSSSAQSTSVKLKSKDKTRGKTDKDQKRMEPVADSEQPSTSGMQENNKEEDPEAEKKAKRASRKQIAYLENLLKVYNDEICRLQQAELNLDELGAEDSSYIQEHKLKRKMMKIYEKLCELKDCNTLTGRVIEQRISYSGTRYPEINKKIERFINTPEAQRDPPDYQDILQLVLRTNQRHNLCLTRKQLNQIAQEAFRETGSRLQERRHLDLVYNFGSRLTDGYKPAADPALVDVTLLKKLRSNREVAVTRLEEVITKYAVKQEDTEERERSKRIEKDNKDKEGHKSEKEDETKEVNGVKEVEEEQEEEEEEEEDEDDDDDDDQSSDPDIEEEIQASTQQDGPDDENEEDNGNEAEQAEQGTNKDDLSDDQMGSEEGSAKDEGEPVTSGLSPVSEDGKSQISPLSDITSPRDSPSQSEPVHSAEQRPLSNGNLPGLEEPVDSSNHLSDVVGSTNKVAGDTADVSQTETNGTPGLSPAAVTVEKCDTQTTNGTSPPPSPRTTRSQKRKRDEMTPRNSRNVKDAITQDGDAAITLDMHVFSCSSPQEVESTRADTPTEELVSSSQLTPPPKKNKVNVATQCDPDEIIVLSDSD